The following proteins come from a genomic window of Streptomyces sp. NBC_00539:
- a CDS encoding dynamin family protein, which translates to MDVRPQLLDALSALRDRVASVRLPLPLPGAPRARQTRAELLAQLDDYLVPRLKAPEAPLLAVVGGSTGAGKSTLVNSLVGRQVSEAGVLRPTTRIPVLVCHPDDHHWFAGMRVLPDLTRVWAPPDEEDVRPTPRRTNPRGHHHATRELRIETVSTLPRGLALLDAPDIDSLVVENRTLAAELICAADVWVMVTTASRYADAVPWHLLRTAKQYKATLVTVLDRVPHQVLADVSRQYGALLTRAGLGDVPRFTVPELPESAGGGGLLPASAVAPLFEWLSHHATDPAARQYAVGRTALGALDSLGRRMPELASAVAAQHAAAVRLTAAVEDAYKREGRRVRNRLDRGAVLAGDALTRWRGYPLDTSADELLDSLAESLAALLQCAVAAADERIADAWRREPAAAALPLPTPDREAAERIGMAVRRWRRVLEELAEDEVAQLDRQPAPDPDGVAALLVSALLGGKRARPAGEKLAERIGAQAALRLRDRGAELVGDHLDQVLRAERDRRLAPLEALEVTPEPQAELIAALSVLQKER; encoded by the coding sequence TTGGATGTTCGGCCTCAGCTGCTCGATGCCCTGTCCGCCCTGCGCGACCGGGTCGCGTCCGTGCGTCTGCCGCTGCCCCTGCCCGGCGCCCCGCGCGCCCGCCAGACGAGAGCCGAGCTGCTCGCGCAGCTCGACGACTACCTCGTACCCCGGCTCAAGGCGCCCGAGGCGCCGCTGCTCGCCGTCGTCGGCGGGTCCACCGGGGCCGGTAAGTCCACCCTCGTCAATTCCCTCGTGGGCCGCCAGGTGAGTGAAGCCGGTGTCCTGCGCCCCACGACGCGCATCCCCGTGCTCGTCTGCCACCCCGACGACCACCACTGGTTCGCCGGTATGCGGGTCCTGCCCGACCTGACCCGCGTATGGGCGCCGCCGGACGAGGAGGACGTACGCCCCACACCCAGAAGGACGAATCCGCGCGGACATCACCACGCCACCCGCGAACTGCGCATCGAGACCGTCTCCACCCTCCCCCGGGGCCTCGCCCTCCTCGACGCCCCCGACATCGACTCCCTCGTCGTCGAGAACCGGACACTCGCCGCCGAACTCATCTGCGCCGCCGACGTCTGGGTCATGGTCACCACCGCCTCCCGCTACGCCGACGCCGTCCCCTGGCACCTCCTGCGGACCGCCAAGCAGTACAAGGCCACCCTCGTCACCGTCCTCGACCGGGTCCCGCACCAGGTGCTCGCCGACGTCTCACGGCAGTACGGGGCCCTGCTCACCCGGGCCGGGCTGGGCGACGTACCGCGGTTCACGGTCCCGGAACTGCCCGAGTCCGCCGGCGGGGGCGGGCTGCTGCCGGCCAGTGCCGTCGCGCCGCTGTTCGAGTGGCTCAGCCACCACGCCACCGACCCGGCGGCCCGCCAGTACGCCGTCGGGCGCACCGCGCTCGGCGCGCTCGACTCCCTGGGCCGGCGCATGCCGGAACTCGCCTCCGCCGTCGCCGCCCAGCACGCCGCCGCCGTACGGCTGACGGCGGCCGTGGAGGACGCGTACAAGCGCGAGGGCAGGCGGGTGCGCAACCGGCTCGACCGGGGGGCCGTCCTCGCCGGTGACGCCCTGACCCGCTGGCGCGGCTACCCCCTGGACACGAGCGCCGACGAACTGCTCGACTCGCTGGCCGAATCCCTCGCCGCACTGCTCCAGTGCGCCGTCGCCGCTGCCGACGAGCGGATCGCCGACGCCTGGCGGCGCGAACCCGCCGCCGCGGCCCTGCCCCTGCCCACCCCCGACCGCGAAGCGGCGGAACGTATCGGCATGGCCGTACGCCGCTGGCGGCGCGTGCTGGAGGAACTCGCGGAGGACGAGGTGGCACAGCTCGACCGGCAGCCCGCGCCCGACCCCGACGGCGTCGCAGCCCTCCTCGTCTCCGCCCTCCTCGGCGGCAAACGGGCCCGGCCGGCCGGGGAGAAACTCGCCGAACGGATCGGCGCACAGGCCGCCCTGCGCCTGCGAGACCGGGGCGCGGAACTCGTCGGCGACCACCTCGACCAGGTCCTGCGCGCCGAACGCGACCGCCGGCTCGCCCCGCTGGAAGCCCTCGAAGTGACCCCCGAACCACAGGCCGAGCTGATCGCCGCCTTGTCCGTACTGCAGAAGGAGAGGTGA
- a CDS encoding GTPase encodes MGALTDRSEERWDDGFIARSRPKPTGEGPDGDDGDDALVRAVSGAGNDGGKAPAPPPSPEAQALRTRLDALRQLVGLSRTRILDGKSLAEAGRVLDEAAARRGLSTQHTVVAIAGATGSGKSTLFNALAGVQISETGLRRPTTAAPIACSWSDGAAGLLDRLEIPGRLRRRPRETPEAEALRGMVLVDLPDLDSAVVAHREHVDRVLALVDAVVWVVDPEKYADAVLHERYLRPLAGHAEVTFVVLNQVDRLPADAVDLVLDDLRRLLDEDGMALGEHGEPGATVLGLSALTGEGVGELRELLAQFTQEKGAATRRISADVDRAATHLYPLYVADGHSGPEIGEAARAAFEDRLAEAVGAYAAGLAAERAWRRNAGKACGTPWLRLWRWYESRRAPRSLTGLAALAAIGRSPGAGPAPAEEEVTARQRVEQAVRTVADEAAIGLPEPWAQAVRETAVRGAERLPEALDEIAVTLGAAVAVPRAKPPRPKWWPAAVLTQAAMTLLQIFGGAWLTGQIIGVLEPRLLPPVLLMVAGIVGGPLVEWACSMAARGPARRYGQDAEQRLRQAAAGCGRARVLEPVAAELLRYREVREQYATVARLSTTHQ; translated from the coding sequence GTGGGCGCCTTGACCGACCGCAGCGAGGAACGCTGGGACGACGGGTTCATCGCACGCTCGCGCCCCAAGCCCACCGGCGAGGGCCCGGACGGCGACGACGGCGACGACGCCCTCGTCCGGGCCGTCTCCGGAGCCGGCAACGACGGCGGCAAGGCGCCCGCGCCCCCGCCCAGCCCCGAGGCTCAGGCCCTGCGGACCCGCCTGGACGCGCTGCGCCAGCTCGTCGGGCTCTCCCGCACCCGCATCCTCGACGGCAAGAGCCTCGCCGAGGCCGGCCGCGTGCTCGACGAGGCGGCCGCGCGGCGCGGACTCTCCACCCAGCACACGGTCGTCGCGATCGCCGGAGCCACCGGGAGCGGGAAGTCCACGCTCTTCAACGCCCTGGCCGGCGTACAGATCTCCGAGACGGGACTGCGCCGCCCGACCACCGCCGCGCCGATCGCCTGCAGCTGGTCGGACGGGGCCGCCGGACTGCTCGACCGGCTGGAGATCCCGGGAAGGCTGCGGCGACGGCCCCGGGAGACCCCGGAGGCCGAGGCGCTGCGCGGGATGGTCCTGGTGGACCTGCCCGACCTGGACTCGGCGGTCGTCGCGCACCGCGAACACGTCGACCGGGTCCTGGCGCTGGTCGACGCGGTGGTGTGGGTGGTGGACCCGGAGAAGTACGCCGACGCGGTGCTGCACGAGCGGTACCTGAGACCGCTGGCCGGCCACGCGGAGGTGACGTTCGTCGTGCTGAACCAGGTGGACCGGCTGCCCGCGGACGCCGTCGACCTGGTCCTGGACGACCTGCGGCGGCTGCTCGACGAGGACGGCATGGCGCTCGGCGAGCACGGCGAACCCGGCGCCACCGTCCTCGGCCTGTCCGCGCTGACCGGCGAGGGGGTCGGGGAACTGCGCGAACTCCTCGCCCAGTTCACCCAGGAGAAGGGCGCCGCGACCCGGCGGATCTCCGCCGACGTCGACCGGGCCGCGACGCACCTGTATCCGCTCTACGTGGCCGACGGGCATTCCGGCCCCGAGATCGGGGAGGCGGCGCGCGCCGCCTTCGAGGACCGGCTCGCGGAGGCGGTCGGGGCGTACGCCGCCGGGCTCGCCGCCGAGCGGGCCTGGCGGCGCAACGCCGGGAAGGCCTGCGGGACGCCGTGGCTGCGGCTGTGGCGCTGGTACGAGAGCAGGCGCGCCCCGCGCTCCCTGACGGGGCTGGCCGCCCTCGCGGCGATCGGGCGCTCCCCGGGGGCCGGGCCGGCGCCGGCCGAGGAGGAGGTCACGGCCCGGCAGCGGGTGGAGCAGGCCGTACGGACCGTCGCGGACGAGGCGGCCATCGGGCTGCCCGAGCCGTGGGCACAGGCCGTACGGGAGACGGCGGTGCGCGGGGCCGAGCGGCTGCCGGAGGCGCTGGACGAGATCGCGGTGACCCTCGGCGCGGCCGTCGCCGTCCCCAGGGCCAAGCCGCCGCGGCCCAAGTGGTGGCCGGCGGCGGTACTGACGCAGGCGGCCATGACGCTGCTCCAGATCTTCGGCGGTGCGTGGCTCACCGGGCAGATCATCGGGGTCCTGGAGCCGCGCCTGTTGCCGCCGGTGCTGCTGATGGTGGCGGGCATCGTCGGCGGGCCGCTGGTCGAGTGGGCCTGCTCGATGGCGGCGCGGGGACCGGCGCGCCGGTACGGGCAGGACGCGGAGCAGCGGCTGCGGCAGGCGGCGGCCGGGTGCGGGCGGGCGCGGGTGCTGGAGCCGGTCGCGGCGGAGCTGCTGCGGTACCGGGAGGTGCGCGAGCAGTACGCGACGGTGGCGCGGTTGTCCACAACCCACCAGTAA
- a CDS encoding single-stranded DNA-binding protein → MNDTLVTLVGHVATQIDFKETPAGPSARFRFAVTPRYFDRRKEAWADGSTSFYTVWARRTLALNLASSVSVGEPLVVHGRLRVRDDPPDGDGVRWFSADIDAVAIGHDLNRGTAAFRRVVRTDVSLMDPQKAAVV, encoded by the coding sequence ATGAACGACACCCTGGTGACGCTGGTGGGCCACGTGGCGACCCAGATCGACTTCAAGGAGACGCCGGCGGGTCCGTCGGCGAGGTTCCGGTTCGCGGTGACGCCGCGGTATTTCGACCGGCGCAAGGAGGCGTGGGCCGACGGCTCCACCAGCTTCTACACGGTGTGGGCGCGACGGACGCTGGCGCTGAACCTGGCCAGTTCCGTTTCGGTCGGGGAGCCGCTGGTGGTGCACGGGCGGCTGCGGGTCCGGGACGACCCGCCGGACGGGGACGGCGTGCGGTGGTTCTCGGCGGACATCGACGCCGTCGCCATCGGACACGACCTCAACCGCGGTACGGCGGCGTTCCGCCGGGTCGTGAGAACGGACGTGTCCCTGATGGATCCTCAGAAGGCGGCGGTGGTCTGA
- a CDS encoding TQXA domain-containing protein has protein sequence MALLAAALSAAPGAAAAADSGSASERAPGGASAVLDGLKTFGQAVLRGGDGSVRQIPAGLYEMRVDGGGMLQTYGVGVAGFAQPEARYTESGWGGTPLAANQDAGRIRWVLEHSYPQLNDLAGLAKAAGAGSLTAESAAAGTQVAIWRLADGAQVEAADPAAEKLAGYLQREAGRLPEPPASLGLDPGEVSGPVSGPTGARLGPVTVRTGAQSVTVTPDAAAVAMGVRVVDAEGRPLTTAGNGTRLYFEVPAGTPDGHASVTVQGSTRVPVGRVFANGIPGQAQIVAGSSAAATAATATALWPSPGATPMGGAAAVTLSVPQDSADGERLATSGSSAATPVIAALAVGLVVLGGMVVLLLRKRPLEGEEDPREGA, from the coding sequence GTGGCCCTGCTGGCCGCGGCCCTCAGCGCCGCGCCGGGAGCGGCGGCCGCGGCGGATTCCGGTTCGGCGTCGGAGCGGGCCCCGGGGGGCGCGAGCGCCGTGCTGGACGGGTTGAAGACGTTCGGGCAGGCGGTGCTGCGCGGCGGGGACGGATCGGTCCGGCAGATCCCGGCCGGACTGTACGAGATGCGCGTCGACGGCGGCGGGATGCTCCAGACGTACGGAGTCGGGGTGGCGGGCTTCGCGCAGCCCGAGGCCCGGTACACCGAGAGCGGGTGGGGCGGGACCCCGCTCGCCGCCAACCAGGACGCGGGCCGGATCCGCTGGGTGCTGGAGCACTCCTACCCGCAGCTCAACGACCTGGCCGGGCTCGCGAAGGCGGCCGGGGCCGGCTCGCTGACCGCCGAGAGCGCGGCGGCCGGGACCCAGGTGGCGATCTGGCGGCTGGCCGACGGTGCGCAGGTCGAGGCGGCGGACCCGGCGGCGGAGAAGCTGGCCGGCTACCTCCAGCGGGAGGCGGGCCGGCTGCCGGAGCCGCCGGCGTCGCTGGGGCTGGACCCCGGTGAGGTGTCCGGTCCGGTATCGGGGCCCACGGGCGCCCGGCTGGGGCCGGTCACGGTGCGGACGGGCGCGCAGAGCGTGACGGTCACCCCCGACGCGGCGGCCGTGGCGATGGGGGTGCGGGTGGTGGACGCCGAGGGGCGGCCGCTGACCACCGCCGGCAACGGGACCCGGCTCTACTTCGAGGTGCCTGCGGGCACGCCGGACGGGCACGCCTCGGTCACCGTCCAGGGCTCCACCCGGGTCCCGGTCGGGCGGGTCTTCGCCAACGGGATCCCGGGGCAGGCGCAGATCGTGGCCGGCTCCAGCGCCGCCGCGACGGCCGCCACGGCGACGGCACTGTGGCCCTCGCCCGGGGCGACCCCGATGGGTGGGGCGGCGGCGGTGACGCTGTCCGTGCCGCAGGACTCCGCCGACGGGGAGCGCCTGGCCACCAGCGGCAGCTCGGCGGCGACCCCGGTGATCGCGGCCCTGGCCGTCGGCCTCGTGGTCCTGGGCGGCATGGTGGTCCTGCTCCTGCGCAAGCGCCCCCTGGAGGGCGAGGAGGACCCGCGCGAAGGGGCTTAG
- a CDS encoding bifunctional phosphatase PAP2/diacylglycerol kinase family protein translates to MGDQKLTWQGALARWDRRLFDAVAQRHWPGADRVLPRLGRAANHGVLWGGAAVAIGVFGSTRSRKAALRGAASLALASATINTVGKWSVRRARPLLDGVPTVRRLTTQPWTTSFPSGHSASAFAFTTGLALEAPGWGLALAPVAASVAFSRVYTGVHYPSDVAAGAALGVAAGLVVRRLARGVEDARVVPGDERRVVGAPALPDGAGLTVVVNTDSGTAARAGLDSVLDRLPKAELVECAGPDLPAELAAAASRSKVLGICGGDGTINAAATAALRAGIPLAVFPGGTLNHFALDLGLAGAEDTCRALAAGHAVRVAVGRFSPGPRPAPRDAGSGEGSGEGRHAESGYFLNTFSVGAYPELLRHRLRWAPRIGGGPAALLAAWRVLRAEHPVALRLAGRPRKVWLLFAGNGTYHGTGPTPRRRDSIGEGLLDVRMVYGGGRPGPRLLAAAFAGPLSRSPVHTATKLRSLRIADIPEGTPLAYDGEYAHAPSALVLDALPHALTVYRPH, encoded by the coding sequence ATGGGTGATCAGAAGCTGACCTGGCAAGGCGCGCTCGCGCGGTGGGACCGGCGGCTGTTCGACGCGGTGGCGCAACGGCACTGGCCGGGGGCCGACCGGGTGCTGCCGCGCCTCGGGCGGGCCGCCAACCACGGCGTCCTGTGGGGCGGGGCCGCCGTCGCGATCGGCGTGTTCGGCTCGACCCGCTCCAGGAAGGCAGCCCTGCGCGGCGCGGCCTCGCTCGCGCTGGCTTCGGCCACCATCAACACCGTCGGCAAGTGGTCGGTGCGCCGCGCCCGCCCGCTGCTGGACGGGGTGCCCACCGTGCGCCGGCTGACCACCCAGCCCTGGACCACCTCGTTCCCTTCGGGCCACTCCGCCTCCGCCTTCGCGTTCACCACCGGGCTCGCGCTGGAGGCCCCGGGGTGGGGCCTGGCCCTCGCACCCGTGGCCGCCTCGGTGGCGTTCTCCCGGGTGTACACCGGGGTGCACTACCCCTCCGACGTGGCGGCGGGCGCCGCCCTCGGCGTGGCCGCCGGGCTCGTCGTGCGCCGGCTCGCGCGGGGCGTGGAGGACGCGCGGGTCGTGCCGGGCGACGAACGCAGGGTGGTCGGGGCGCCCGCGCTGCCCGACGGGGCCGGGCTGACCGTCGTGGTGAACACCGACTCGGGGACCGCTGCCCGGGCCGGCCTGGACTCCGTACTGGACCGGCTGCCCAAGGCGGAACTCGTCGAATGCGCGGGCCCCGACCTGCCCGCGGAACTGGCCGCGGCGGCCTCCCGCTCCAAGGTGCTCGGCATCTGCGGCGGAGACGGCACCATCAACGCCGCCGCCACGGCCGCCCTGCGCGCCGGGATCCCCCTCGCGGTGTTCCCCGGCGGCACCCTCAACCACTTCGCCCTCGACCTCGGGCTCGCCGGGGCCGAGGACACCTGCCGCGCCCTGGCCGCCGGGCACGCGGTCCGCGTCGCCGTCGGCCGCTTCAGCCCCGGCCCCCGCCCCGCCCCGCGGGACGCCGGCTCGGGGGAAGGGTCCGGCGAGGGGCGGCACGCGGAGTCCGGCTACTTCCTGAACACCTTCAGCGTCGGCGCCTACCCCGAACTGCTACGGCACCGGCTGCGCTGGGCGCCCCGGATCGGCGGCGGCCCCGCCGCCCTGCTGGCGGCCTGGCGGGTGCTGCGCGCCGAGCACCCCGTGGCGCTGCGGCTCGCCGGCCGCCCCCGGAAGGTCTGGCTGCTCTTCGCGGGCAACGGCACCTACCACGGCACCGGCCCCACCCCCCGCCGTCGCGACAGCATCGGCGAGGGCCTGCTCGACGTACGCATGGTCTACGGCGGCGGCCGCCCCGGCCCCCGCCTCCTCGCCGCCGCCTTCGCCGGCCCCCTGAGCCGGTCCCCCGTCCACACCGCGACCAAGCTCCGCAGCTTGCGCATCGCCGACATCCCCGAGGGCACGCCCCTGGCCTACGACGGGGAGTACGCCCACGCCCCCTCCGCCCTCGTCCTCGACGCGCTGCCCCACGCCCTCACCGTCTACCGCCCCCACTGA